One window from the genome of Vidua chalybeata isolate OUT-0048 chromosome 3, bVidCha1 merged haplotype, whole genome shotgun sequence encodes:
- the CYRIA gene encoding CYFIP-related Rac1 interactor A isoform X4 has protein sequence MRFAGMGNLLKVLTREIENYPHFFLDFENAQPTDGEREVWNQISAVLQDSESMLADLQAYKGAGQEIRDAIQNPNDIQLQEKAWNSVCPLVVRLKRFYEFSLRLEKALQSLLESLTCPPYTPTQHLEREQALAKEFAEILHFTLRFDELKMRNPAIQNDFSYYRRTISRNRINNMHLDIENEVNNEMANRMSLFYAEATPMLKTLSNATTHFVSENKTLPIENTTDCLSTMASVCKVMLETPEYRSRFTSEETLMFCMRVMVGVIILYDHVHPVGAFSKTSKIDWHASVPR, from the exons ATGAG GTTTGCTGGGATGGGTAATCTTCTTAAGGTCCTTACCAGGGAAATTGAAAACTATCCacattttttcctggattttgaaA aTGCACAGCCCACGGATGGAGAAAGGGAGGTCTGGAACCAGATCAGTGCAGTTTTACAGGACTCAGAAAGCATGCTTGCAGACCTTCAGGCTTACAAAGGAGCTGGACAAGAAATTAGAGAT GCAATACAAAATCCCAATGATATTCAGCTGCAAGAAAAAGCATGGAATTCAGTCTGTCCCCTGGTTGTAAGGCTAAAGCGCTTTTATGAGTTTTCACTCAGATTAG AGAAAGCTCTGCAGAGTTTACTGGAATCCTTGACATGCCCTCCCTACACTCCAACTCAGCACCTGGAACGGGAACAGGCTCTAGCGAAAGAGTTTGCAGAAATCTTACATTTTACTCTTCGTTTTGATGAACTTAAG aTGAGAAACCCAGCAATTCAGAACGACTTCAGTTACTACAGGCGGACAATAAGTCGCAACAGAATAAACAACATGCAT CTAGACATTGAGAATGAAGTGAACAATGAAATGGCCAATAGGATGTCCCTGTTCTATGCAGAGGCCACACCAATGCTGAAAACCCTCAGTAATGCAACGACACATTTTGTATCTGAG AACAAAACGTTACCAATTGAAAATACAACAGACTGTCTAAGTACTATGGCCAGTGTATGTAAAGTCATGTTGGAAACACC agagTACAGAAGTAGATTCACCAGTGAAGAGACCCTTATGTTCTGCATGCGAGTAATGGTGGGAGTTATAATTCTGTACGATCACGTTCATCCTGTGGGAGCTTTCTCAAAGACATCAAAGATTGAT